One window of the Enterobacter huaxiensis genome contains the following:
- the yfaE gene encoding class I ribonucleotide reductase maintenance protein YfaE, whose product MSRVTLRLSGTEVLCREEHPSLLVALEAHQVEVEYQCRSGYCGSCRCRLVAGQVDWLTEPLAFINDGEILPCCCRAKGDIEIEM is encoded by the coding sequence ATGTCACGCGTGACGCTACGCCTTTCCGGCACTGAGGTACTGTGTCGGGAAGAGCACCCTTCTCTGCTGGTGGCGCTTGAGGCGCATCAGGTAGAGGTTGAGTACCAGTGTCGTTCAGGCTATTGCGGCTCATGCCGCTGCCGTCTGGTTGCAGGCCAGGTAGACTGGCTGACCGAGCCGCTGGCCTTTATCAACGACGGGGAAATTTTGCCCTGCTGCTGCCGGGCAAAAGGCGATATAGAGATCGAGATGTGA
- the nrdB gene encoding class Ia ribonucleoside-diphosphate reductase subunit beta, which translates to MAYTTFSQTKNDQLKEPMFFGQPVNVARYDQQKYDIFEKLIEKQLSFFWRPEEVDVSRDRIDFQALPDHEKHIFLSNLKYQTLLDSIQGRSPNVALLPLISIPELETWVETWAFSETIHSRSYTHIIRNIVNDPAVVFDDIVTNEQIQKRAEGIAHYYDELIEMTSYWHLLGEGTHNVNGKSVTVNLRALKKQLYLCLMSVNALEAIRFYVSFACSFAFAERKLMEGNAKIIRLIARDEALHLTGTQHMLNLLRSGTDDPEMAVIAEECKQECYDLFVLAAQQEKEWADYLFRDGSMIGLNKDILCQYVEYITNIRMQAVGLDLPFQTRSNPIPWINTWLVSDNVQVAPQEVEVSSYLVGQIDSEVNTDDLSDFQL; encoded by the coding sequence ATGGCATACACCACCTTTTCACAGACGAAAAACGACCAGCTCAAAGAGCCGATGTTCTTCGGCCAGCCGGTCAACGTGGCACGCTACGATCAGCAAAAATATGACATCTTCGAAAAGCTGATTGAAAAGCAACTCTCCTTCTTCTGGCGCCCCGAAGAAGTGGACGTTTCCCGCGACCGCATCGATTTTCAGGCCCTGCCGGATCATGAAAAGCATATCTTCCTCAGCAACCTGAAGTACCAGACGCTGCTGGACTCCATTCAGGGCCGCAGCCCGAACGTGGCGCTGCTGCCGCTGATTTCAATTCCTGAGCTGGAAACCTGGGTTGAAACCTGGGCGTTTTCTGAAACGATCCACTCCCGCTCTTACACCCACATCATCCGCAATATCGTGAACGATCCGGCGGTGGTGTTTGACGATATCGTCACCAACGAGCAGATCCAGAAGCGCGCGGAAGGCATTGCCCACTACTACGACGAGCTGATCGAGATGACCAGCTACTGGCATCTGCTGGGTGAAGGCACGCACAACGTGAACGGCAAAAGCGTTACCGTGAACCTGCGCGCGCTGAAAAAGCAGCTGTACCTGTGCCTGATGAGCGTGAACGCGCTGGAAGCGATCCGCTTCTACGTGAGTTTCGCCTGCTCCTTCGCCTTTGCCGAGCGCAAGCTGATGGAAGGTAACGCCAAAATCATTCGCCTGATCGCCCGTGACGAAGCCCTGCACCTGACCGGGACTCAGCACATGCTGAACCTGCTGCGCAGCGGTACGGACGACCCGGAGATGGCGGTAATCGCCGAAGAGTGCAAGCAGGAGTGCTACGACCTGTTCGTGCTGGCGGCTCAGCAGGAGAAAGAGTGGGCAGACTACCTGTTCCGCGACGGCTCCATGATTGGCCTGAACAAAGACATTCTGTGCCAGTACGTGGAGTACATTACCAACATCCGCATGCAAGCGGTCGGCCTCGACCTGCCGTTCCAGACGCGCTCTAACCCTATTCCGTGGATCAACACCTGGCTGGTGTCCGATAACGTACAGGTGGCGCCGCAGGAAGTGGAAGTGAGTTCTTACCTGGTGGGTCAGATTGATTCTGAAGTCAACACTGACGACCTGAGCGACTTCCAGCTCTGA
- the nrdA gene encoding class 1a ribonucleoside-diphosphate reductase subunit alpha, which translates to MNQSLLVTKRDGTTERINLDKIHRVLDWAAEGLNNVSISQVELRSHIQFYDGIKTSDIHETIIKAAADLISREAPDYQYLAARLAIFHLRKKAYGQFEPPKLHDHVVKMVELGKYDTHLLEDYTEEEFEQMNGFIDHWRDMNFSYAAVKQLEGKYLVQNRVTGEIYESAQFLYILVAACLFSNYPRETRLEYVKRFYDAVSTFKISLPTPIMSGVRTPTRQFSSCVLIECGDSLDSINATSSAIVKYVSQRAGIGINAGRIRALGSPIRGGEAFHTGCIPFYKHFQTAVKSCSQGGVRGGAATLFYPMWHLEVESLLVLKNNRGVEGNRVRHMDYGVQINKLMYTRLLKGEDITLFSPSDVPGLYDAFFADQDEFERLYTKYEKDDSIRKQRVKAVDLFSLMMQERASTGRIYIQNVDHCNTHSPFDPVVAPVRQSNLCLEIALPTKPLDDVNDENGEIALCTLSAFNLGAIKSLDELEELAVLAVRALDALLDYQDYPIPAAKRGAMGRRTLGIGVINFAYWLAKNGKRYSDGSANNLTHQTFEAIQYYLMKASNELAKEQGACPWFNETTYAKGILPIDTYKKDLDAIVNEPLHLDWEGLRESIKTHGLRNSTLSALMPSETSSQISNATNGIEPPRGHVSIKASKDGVLRQVVPDYETLGNNYELLWEMPNNDGYLQLVGIMQKFIDQSISANTNYDPTRFPSGKVPMQQLLKDLLTAYKFGVKTLYYHNTRDGAEDAQDDMVPSIQDDGCESGACKI; encoded by the coding sequence ATGAATCAGAGTCTGCTGGTGACAAAGCGCGACGGTACTACCGAGCGTATCAATCTGGACAAAATCCATCGAGTTCTCGACTGGGCAGCAGAAGGACTGAACAACGTATCTATCTCCCAGGTTGAGCTGCGATCCCACATCCAGTTCTACGACGGCATTAAAACGTCTGATATCCACGAAACGATCATTAAAGCAGCGGCGGACCTTATCTCCCGCGAAGCACCGGATTATCAGTACCTCGCCGCACGTCTGGCCATCTTCCACCTGCGTAAAAAAGCCTACGGCCAGTTTGAGCCGCCGAAGCTGCACGATCACGTGGTGAAAATGGTTGAGCTGGGCAAATACGACACGCATCTGCTGGAAGACTATACGGAAGAAGAGTTCGAGCAGATGAACGGGTTTATCGATCACTGGCGCGACATGAACTTCTCCTACGCGGCGGTGAAGCAGCTCGAAGGCAAATATCTGGTTCAGAACCGCGTGACGGGCGAAATCTACGAGAGCGCTCAGTTCCTCTATATTCTGGTGGCCGCCTGCCTGTTCTCTAACTATCCGCGTGAAACCCGTCTGGAATACGTGAAGCGTTTCTATGATGCGGTCTCGACGTTCAAAATTTCGCTGCCGACGCCAATCATGTCCGGCGTGCGTACCCCAACCCGTCAGTTCAGCTCCTGCGTGCTGATCGAGTGCGGCGACAGCCTGGACTCGATCAACGCCACCTCCAGCGCGATTGTGAAATACGTTTCCCAGCGTGCCGGTATCGGCATCAACGCCGGCCGCATCCGTGCGCTGGGCAGCCCGATTCGCGGCGGTGAAGCGTTCCACACCGGCTGTATCCCGTTCTACAAGCACTTCCAGACGGCAGTAAAATCCTGCTCTCAGGGCGGCGTGCGCGGCGGTGCTGCGACCCTGTTCTACCCGATGTGGCACCTGGAAGTGGAAAGCCTGCTGGTCCTGAAAAACAACCGCGGCGTGGAAGGCAACCGCGTGCGTCACATGGACTACGGCGTACAGATCAACAAGCTTATGTACACCCGTCTGCTGAAAGGGGAAGATATCACCCTGTTCAGCCCGTCCGACGTCCCGGGCCTGTACGACGCGTTCTTTGCCGATCAGGACGAGTTCGAACGTCTGTACACCAAATACGAAAAAGACGACAGCATCCGCAAGCAGCGCGTGAAGGCGGTAGACCTGTTCTCCCTGATGATGCAGGAACGTGCCTCTACCGGCCGTATCTACATCCAGAACGTGGACCACTGCAACACCCACAGCCCGTTTGATCCGGTTGTTGCGCCAGTGCGCCAGTCTAACCTGTGCCTCGAGATCGCCCTGCCGACCAAACCGCTGGACGACGTAAACGACGAAAACGGCGAAATCGCCCTGTGTACGCTGTCCGCGTTCAACCTTGGCGCGATCAAGAGCCTGGACGAGCTGGAAGAGCTGGCGGTGCTGGCGGTTCGCGCACTGGATGCCCTGCTGGACTACCAGGATTACCCAATCCCGGCGGCAAAACGCGGCGCAATGGGCCGTCGTACCCTGGGTATCGGCGTGATCAACTTCGCGTACTGGCTGGCGAAAAACGGCAAGCGTTACTCTGACGGCAGCGCCAACAACCTGACCCACCAGACGTTCGAAGCGATTCAGTACTACCTGATGAAAGCCTCCAACGAGCTGGCGAAAGAGCAAGGCGCGTGCCCGTGGTTCAACGAAACCACCTACGCGAAAGGCATTCTGCCGATCGACACCTACAAGAAAGACCTGGATGCGATCGTCAACGAGCCGCTGCACCTCGACTGGGAAGGCCTGCGTGAGTCCATCAAGACCCACGGCCTGCGTAACTCCACGCTCTCTGCCCTGATGCCGTCCGAGACCTCTTCGCAGATCTCCAACGCCACCAACGGTATCGAGCCACCGCGCGGCCACGTCAGCATCAAAGCGTCGAAAGACGGCGTGCTGCGCCAGGTCGTACCGGATTACGAAACCCTGGGCAACAACTACGAGCTGCTGTGGGAAATGCCAAACAACGACGGCTACCTGCAGCTGGTGGGTATCATGCAGAAGTTTATCGACCAGTCGATCTCTGCCAATACCAACTACGACCCGACGCGCTTCCCGTCCGGCAAGGTACCGATGCAGCAGCTGCTGAAAGACCTGCTCACCGCCTATAAGTTTGGCGTGAAAACGCTGTACTATCACAACACCCGTGACGGTGCGGAAGACGCGCAGGACGACATGGTGCCGTCAATTCAGGACGATGGCTGCGAAAGCGGCGCATGTAAGATCTAA
- the ubiG gene encoding bifunctional 2-polyprenyl-6-hydroxyphenol methylase/3-demethylubiquinol 3-O-methyltransferase UbiG: MNAEKSPVAHNVDHEEIAKFEAVASRWWDLEGEFKPLHRINPLRLGYIAERSGGLFGKKVLDVGCGGGILAESMAREGATVTGLDMGFEPLQVAQLHALESGVQVEYVQETVEEHAAKFAHQYDVVTCMEMLEHVPDPQSVVNACAKLVKPGGQVFFSTINRNGKAWLMAVVGAEYVLRMVPKGTHDVKKFIKPAELLGWVDQTWLKEQHITGLHYNPLTDKFKLAPGVDVNYMLHTTAKND, from the coding sequence ATGAATGCCGAAAAATCCCCGGTGGCTCACAACGTTGACCATGAAGAGATTGCCAAATTTGAAGCGGTGGCGTCCCGCTGGTGGGATCTCGAAGGCGAGTTCAAACCGCTGCACCGCATTAACCCGCTGCGTCTGGGCTATATCGCGGAGCGCTCCGGCGGTCTGTTCGGTAAGAAAGTGCTCGACGTCGGCTGCGGCGGCGGCATCCTGGCCGAGAGTATGGCCCGCGAAGGGGCAACGGTCACCGGGTTGGATATGGGCTTTGAACCTTTGCAGGTTGCGCAGCTACATGCTCTGGAATCCGGCGTGCAGGTGGAGTACGTGCAGGAAACCGTAGAAGAGCACGCGGCGAAATTCGCCCATCAGTATGATGTGGTGACCTGCATGGAGATGCTGGAACACGTTCCCGACCCGCAGTCCGTGGTCAATGCCTGTGCAAAACTGGTGAAACCGGGCGGCCAGGTCTTCTTCTCGACCATCAACCGCAACGGCAAAGCCTGGCTGATGGCGGTCGTAGGCGCGGAGTATGTCCTGCGCATGGTGCCGAAAGGCACGCACGACGTGAAGAAATTCATCAAGCCTGCCGAGCTGTTAGGCTGGGTTGACCAGACGTGGCTCAAGGAGCAGCACATCACCGGTCTGCACTACAATCCCTTGACGGATAAATTCAAGCTCGCCCCGGGCGTTGATGTTAACTATATGTTGCACACAACCGCCAAAAACGACTAA
- the gyrA gene encoding DNA topoisomerase (ATP-hydrolyzing) subunit A — protein sequence MSDLAREITPVNIEEELKSSYLDYAMSVIVGRALPDVRDGLKPVHRRVLYAMNVLGNDWNKAYKKSARVVGDVIGKYHPHGDTAVYDTIVRMAQPFSLRYMLVDGQGNFGSVDGDSAAAMRYTEIRMSKIAHELMADLEKETVDFVDNYDGTERIPDVMPTKIPNLLVNGSSGIAVGMATNIPPHNITEVINGCLAYIDDEEISIEGLMEHIPGPDFPTAAIINGRRGIEEAYRTGRGKIYIRARAEVEADAKTGRETIIVHEIPYQVNKARLIEKIAELVKEKRVEGISALRDESDKDGMRIVIEIKRDAVGEVVLNNLYSQTQLQVSFGINMVALHHGQPKIMNLKEILSAFVRHRREVVTRRTIFELRKARDRAHILEALAVALANIDPIIELIRRAPTPAEAKAGLVARPWALGNVSAMLERAGDDAARPEWLEPEFGVRDGQYYLTEQQAQAILDLRLQKLTGLEHEKLLDEYKELLEQIAELLHILGSAERLMEVIREELELVRDQFGDERRTEITANSSDINIEDLINREDVVVTLSHQGYVKYQPLTDYEAQRRGGKGKSAARIKEEDFIDRLLVANTHDTILCFSSRGRLYWMKVYQLPEASRGARGRPIVNLLPLEANERITAILPVREYEEGVNVFMATASGTVKKTALTEFSRPRSAGIIAVNLNEGDELIGVDLTSGSDEVMLFSAAGKVVRFKENAVRAMGRTATGVRGIKLAGEDAVVSLIVPRGEGAILTVTQNGYGKRTAESEYPTKSRGTQGVISIKVTERNGSVVGAVQVDDADQIMMITDAGTLVRTRVSEISVVGRNTQGVILIRTAEDENVVGLQRVAEPVDDEELDSIDGSVAEGDDEIAPEADTDDEAADDADE from the coding sequence ATGAGCGACCTTGCGAGAGAAATTACACCGGTTAACATCGAGGAAGAGCTGAAGAGCTCCTATCTGGACTATGCGATGTCGGTCATTGTTGGCCGTGCGCTGCCGGACGTCCGCGATGGCCTTAAGCCGGTACACCGTCGCGTACTATACGCCATGAACGTATTGGGCAATGACTGGAATAAAGCCTATAAAAAATCTGCCCGCGTCGTGGGTGACGTCATCGGTAAATATCACCCGCATGGTGATACCGCCGTGTACGACACCATCGTCCGTATGGCACAGCCATTCTCCTTGCGTTACATGCTGGTAGATGGTCAGGGTAACTTTGGTTCTGTTGACGGCGACTCCGCGGCGGCGATGCGTTATACGGAAATCCGTATGTCGAAAATCGCTCATGAGCTGATGGCCGACCTGGAAAAAGAGACCGTTGATTTCGTCGATAACTACGACGGCACCGAGCGAATCCCTGATGTTATGCCAACCAAGATCCCGAACCTGTTAGTCAACGGTTCGTCCGGTATCGCGGTAGGTATGGCAACCAACATTCCGCCGCACAACATCACCGAAGTGATCAACGGCTGCCTGGCCTATATCGACGATGAAGAGATCAGCATTGAAGGGCTGATGGAACACATCCCGGGTCCGGACTTCCCAACGGCGGCGATCATCAACGGTCGTCGTGGTATTGAAGAAGCGTACCGCACCGGTCGCGGCAAGATTTATATCCGTGCCCGCGCGGAAGTGGAAGCGGACGCCAAAACCGGCCGCGAGACCATTATTGTTCACGAGATCCCGTATCAGGTGAACAAGGCTCGACTGATTGAAAAAATCGCCGAGCTGGTAAAAGAAAAACGTGTTGAGGGTATCAGCGCGCTGCGCGACGAGTCTGACAAAGACGGCATGCGCATCGTGATTGAAATCAAACGCGACGCGGTGGGCGAGGTTGTGCTGAACAACCTGTACTCCCAGACTCAGCTTCAGGTCTCCTTCGGCATCAACATGGTTGCGCTGCACCATGGCCAGCCGAAGATCATGAACCTGAAAGAGATCCTGAGCGCGTTCGTGCGTCACCGCCGTGAAGTGGTGACCCGTCGTACTATTTTCGAACTGCGCAAAGCGCGCGACCGTGCGCACATCCTTGAAGCACTGGCCGTTGCGCTGGCAAACATCGACCCGATTATCGAGCTGATTCGCCGTGCACCGACCCCTGCGGAAGCGAAGGCCGGGTTAGTGGCGCGTCCTTGGGCGCTGGGTAACGTTTCTGCGATGCTCGAACGTGCGGGCGATGATGCCGCGCGTCCTGAGTGGCTGGAACCTGAATTCGGCGTGCGCGACGGTCAGTACTACCTGACGGAACAGCAGGCCCAGGCGATTCTGGATCTGCGTCTGCAGAAGCTGACCGGCCTTGAGCACGAAAAACTGCTCGACGAATACAAAGAGCTGCTGGAACAGATTGCTGAGCTGCTGCATATCCTGGGTAGCGCAGAGCGTCTGATGGAAGTGATCCGCGAAGAGCTGGAACTGGTCCGCGATCAGTTCGGTGACGAGCGTCGCACCGAAATCACCGCAAACAGCTCTGATATCAACATTGAAGACCTGATCAACCGTGAAGACGTGGTGGTTACCCTGTCTCACCAGGGCTATGTGAAGTATCAGCCGCTGACCGACTACGAAGCACAGCGCCGTGGCGGTAAAGGCAAATCTGCAGCACGTATCAAAGAAGAAGACTTTATTGACCGCCTGCTGGTGGCAAACACCCATGACACGATCCTCTGCTTCTCAAGCCGCGGCCGTCTGTACTGGATGAAGGTCTACCAGCTGCCGGAAGCGAGCCGTGGCGCGCGTGGTCGTCCGATCGTTAACCTGCTGCCGCTGGAAGCGAACGAACGTATCACCGCCATCCTGCCGGTACGCGAGTACGAAGAGGGCGTGAACGTCTTTATGGCGACCGCCAGCGGTACCGTGAAGAAAACCGCGCTGACCGAGTTCAGCCGTCCGCGTTCGGCCGGTATTATCGCTGTTAACCTGAACGAAGGCGACGAGCTGATTGGCGTCGATCTGACCTCCGGTTCGGACGAAGTGATGCTGTTCTCTGCCGCCGGTAAGGTGGTGCGCTTTAAAGAGAATGCAGTGCGCGCAATGGGCCGTACGGCGACCGGCGTTCGCGGCATCAAGCTGGCGGGTGAAGACGCCGTTGTCTCCCTGATCGTTCCGCGCGGTGAAGGTGCAATCCTGACCGTTACGCAGAATGGCTACGGTAAACGTACGGCAGAAAGCGAGTATCCGACCAAGTCTCGCGGCACCCAGGGCGTTATCTCTATCAAAGTGACCGAGCGCAACGGCTCCGTTGTGGGCGCGGTTCAGGTAGACGATGCTGACCAGATCATGATGATCACCGATGCCGGTACGCTGGTGCGTACGCGCGTGTCTGAGATCAGCGTGGTTGGCCGTAACACCCAGGGCGTTATCCTCATCCGTACCGCGGAAGATGAAAACGTTGTGGGTCTGCAGCGCGTTGCTGAGCCGGTGGATGATGAAGAACTCGACTCTATAGACGGTAGCGTAGCGGAAGGCGATGATGAGATCGCGCCGGAAGCGGACACCGACGACGAAGCAGCGGATGACGCTGACGAGTAA